The window AGGATTTATAACTTTAATTATTTTTTTTACCGTTTCCGAGCTGAATTCAATTACTTCTTTAAGAGTTTTTTCTCCGTAAGGAAAATGTTTTATGTCGGCTACATAACTGCAAGAGGCTTCAGGATAAATATCCGTTAAGTGTTTTAAGTATGGAAGCCCTCCTATCCCCGAATCTAAAAAAACATATTGCGCCTTGTCCATATTCAAAATCAAACTCCTCCCGCCTTATTCAAATGAACAATTAAATCCGTCAAGAAGAGGAATGTTTTCTTCAAGATGTTCATAAAAATTATTCATAAGATTTACACCTATTTTAATTGAACCGTCGAATAAAATAAGCAATTCTTTATTTGTAATTACGCTTTTAGGATTTGATTTTTTTTTCATTATATGTCCCTGAAGCGAAGTATATAAACAAGTTAATTTCAGCAATGCAAAAAGTAAATTTTGCGATAAACTGTTCGGAGAATAAAAAAAGCGTTTGCCCCGTTTAAAACTTAAAAACGAATATAAAATATTTTCAAGTTTAATCGAAGATAAAATTGAAGAATAAATTTTTGCAACAGCTTCGGCTTCTTTTTCAGTTATCGAAATATGTTTATATGCCTTATATTTTAAAGGCGGAAGACAATCCTTTATTAACAAAAATTTATCGAACTCTATTTCCATTTCCGCATGGTCGAAATTTAATTTCCGTACGGTTTTGTTTATATAAGGGTGAGCGCTGCTGTCTAAACAAAAGTGACCTATAAATCCCATAAGATAGGAAAATTCATCGGTACCGGGTATTACTTCAGTTTTTTGTAAAACCTTAGTTAAAAATACGGAACAATGCATTTTATGAATATCGGATGCAAGCTGTAAGACAGGATTATTTTCTTTTTTAAACGGGTGATAAAAATATAAAAAATCGGGCCCTTGCAAACCCAAGTTATATAAATTTTTATTTGAAATTGCAAGAGCCGTTTTTTTAGGCAACAGAGAAAATATTTTTTGCCCATGCGAATAATGCGCATAAAAGTCCGGCATAAAAATTTCCCAACTAATACTTTTCCAAAATTTTTTTCAGTTTTTCTTTACCGATTGTTTTCATAAAACCTGCAAGACGCGGTCCCTGTTCCTTTGCAATTAATACCTGATAAACGGAAGTAAAAAGGGCTTTCGGCTCCATACCGCATTCCGAAGCTACTTCATATAAACTTGTGGAAAAAGTTTTTTCATCCATTTCTTCCATTTTAGGTAAAAGCTCATCTCTAATTTTTTTTACGGCTTCCAAAGCTTTACCGTCAAGGACTGCAACCTCTCCGTCATCTTTAAGCGAAAACTTAAATTCTTCCGGAGCCCCCGCATCGGTAATCCAATTCCATGCACATGCTGCACGCATTCTTAAACGCTCAAGCTGCTCAGGCTTTACATCCGGCAAGGTTTTTATAACCGCTTCAATATCGCCTGAATTTATTTGAAGTAAATTGCATAGGTGTCTAAAAGGAATTTGATAAGAAATACAAGGAGGCATTTTTTCCACTTGCGAAAGCTCATAAATTCTATATTCTTTTTCAAAAATTTCTTCATTTTTAGCTTTTTCCACCTTCCATGCAATTCTTTCGGTTTTATCGTAATCTTCATAAATTTTAATTACGTCCAAATCGAAGCTGATAACAAATTCGGTATTGGGGCGCGTACTTGCAAAAAGATATCGGGCAACCTCAGGCTGATATACTTCAAGCACTTGTTCCAAGCTGATAACCTTTCCCTTGGAAGATGCCATCTTACCCGGCACTCCCTTTAAGCCTATAAAATCGTAGCGGAAACTGACAGGTGCGGGCCAATTGTAAATACGGTCCGAAACCAAACGGGCAGTATCAAAGGAACCGCCTTGAGAGTGATGGTCCTTTCCGGCAGGTTCAAACACCGTTTTTTCATAGGCCCAGCGCATAGGCCAATCAACCCTCCAGCCCAGTTTTGCGGTTTGAGCTTTACGTAAATCCAATGTTTGCTCATGTCCGCAATCACAAGTATAATGCAAACTCCAATCTCCGTCCCAAGAATCTATTTTAGTTGTGTCCTTATTGCAAGCAGTACAAAAAACGGAAACGGGCCAGTATTCTTCAGTCATCTTATGTTCATCATCTCGGTAAGTATTTAAAATTTCTTTTAATTCCTCACGCTTATCCATCGCTTTTTTCATACCCTCTGCATAAAGACCTTTTACGTATCTTTCCGCTTGATATAAATACTCGGGGCTGATACCTACTCGAGGTAAAACTTCTTCTACATCACGCTCGTGATGGCGTGCATAGCTTTCATCGCGCTCGAAAGTATCGGGTACCATAGTAATCGGATAGCGGAGGTATTTTTCCAATACCTCCGGCTTAGGCATATTTAAGGGAACTTTTCTGAATACGTCGTAATCGTCCCAAGAATAGATAAACCGTACATTTTTACCGCGGCTTTTTAAAGCGCGTACAACCAAATCAACGGAAATAATTTCGCGGAAGTTTCCGATGTGTACGGTACCGGACGGTGTAATGCCCGAAGCACAGGTATAAACTTCAAGGTCTCCGCGCTCCCGGATAATTTTTTCGGCGGTTTGATCCGCCCAATGAAATAATTTTTTTCGTTTTGCATAATTTTTTTTACCTTAATTTATAATCGGAAATCAATCTAAGATATCATACTGATGATACATAAATCCCGTAAAAATTCAAGTAGGAAAATAAATAAGCTGTAACAACTTAAAATACAGGTCATTAAAATCGGACAATTACGCCTTATTTAATTCGGGCAAAACTTCCTTTAATGCACCTACAATATAATTGTTATCTTTCTCGTCCCTAACCG is drawn from Treponema pedis and contains these coding sequences:
- a CDS encoding zinc dependent phospholipase C family protein, which translates into the protein MPDFYAHYSHGQKIFSLLPKKTALAISNKNLYNLGLQGPDFLYFYHPFKKENNPVLQLASDIHKMHCSVFLTKVLQKTEVIPGTDEFSYLMGFIGHFCLDSSAHPYINKTVRKLNFDHAEMEIEFDKFLLIKDCLPPLKYKAYKHISITEKEAEAVAKIYSSILSSIKLENILYSFLSFKRGKRFFYSPNSLSQNLLFALLKLTCLYTSLQGHIMKKKSNPKSVITNKELLILFDGSIKIGVNLMNNFYEHLEENIPLLDGFNCSFE